One genomic region from Conexibacter woesei DSM 14684 encodes:
- a CDS encoding MerR family transcriptional regulator produces MATDALTIHESAETTGWSPRMLRYIERSGLVVPARSASGYRLYGAAELQRLRTLRELLQRFDLGLSDVVFALRLGNDAELRSSVEEWLEAEPAKPEHVAASDWLSWEQDKHEKLVAAARSAPADLAIQSAPADWTDAAPTNVTELTGGSTG; encoded by the coding sequence ATGGCGACGGACGCGCTCACGATCCATGAATCCGCGGAGACGACCGGCTGGTCGCCCCGCATGCTGCGCTACATCGAGCGCAGCGGCCTGGTCGTGCCAGCACGGTCGGCGTCCGGCTACCGGCTCTACGGCGCTGCGGAGCTGCAGCGCCTGCGCACGCTGCGCGAACTGCTCCAGCGCTTCGACCTCGGCCTCTCCGACGTCGTCTTCGCGCTGCGCCTCGGCAACGACGCCGAGCTGCGCAGCAGCGTCGAGGAGTGGCTGGAAGCGGAGCCGGCCAAGCCCGAGCACGTCGCCGCGAGCGACTGGCTCAGCTGGGAGCAGGACAAGCACGAGAAGCTCGTAGCGGCCGCGAGATCGGCGCCAGCCGATCTCGCAATCCAATCGGCGCCAGCCGATTGGACGGACGCCGCACCGACCAACGTCACGGAACTCACCGGAGGAAGCACGGGATGA
- a CDS encoding sugar phosphate nucleotidyltransferase has translation MQALILAGGEGTRLRPLTSTVPKPVVPLVDRPFIAFMLDWLRRHGVDDVVISCGFMASGVRNVLGDGSAFGIRLRYVEEPRPLGTGGAIKFAEPLLDERVLVLNGDVLTDIDLTAQLAQHERTGARVTLALIAVDDPSAYGLVRRDEDGGVREFLEKPSPDQIDTNLVNAGAYVLEREVLDAIPTERAVSVEREVFPTLVRNGLYGYEASGYWLDIGTPERYLQASHDILDGAVETSVPEAFDSRNVAIADSAEVQGRVVGPALVGPGVRIAAGALVSGRTVLGRGVEIGEGAHIDGAVVLDGAVVGPHTTVSHAILGPGAQLGAHCRVDGGVVLGEGVVLGAENHLTAGARLFPNVSLPDGAIKF, from the coding sequence ATGCAGGCGCTGATCCTTGCGGGCGGCGAGGGGACGCGCCTGCGGCCGCTGACCTCGACCGTTCCCAAGCCGGTCGTTCCGCTCGTCGACCGGCCCTTCATCGCGTTCATGCTCGACTGGCTGCGGCGCCACGGCGTCGACGACGTCGTCATCTCCTGCGGCTTCATGGCCTCGGGCGTGCGCAACGTGCTCGGCGACGGCAGCGCCTTCGGCATCCGCCTCCGCTACGTCGAGGAGCCGAGACCGCTCGGCACCGGCGGCGCGATCAAGTTCGCCGAGCCGTTGCTCGACGAGCGCGTGCTGGTGCTCAACGGCGACGTGCTGACCGACATCGACCTGACCGCGCAGCTGGCGCAGCACGAGCGCACCGGCGCTCGCGTCACGCTCGCGCTGATCGCGGTCGACGACCCGTCCGCGTACGGCCTCGTGCGACGGGACGAGGACGGCGGCGTGCGCGAGTTCCTCGAGAAGCCGAGCCCGGACCAGATCGACACGAACCTCGTCAACGCGGGCGCGTACGTGCTCGAGCGCGAGGTGCTCGACGCGATCCCCACCGAGCGCGCCGTCTCGGTCGAGCGCGAGGTCTTCCCGACGCTCGTCCGCAATGGCCTCTACGGCTACGAGGCGAGCGGCTACTGGCTCGACATCGGCACCCCCGAGCGCTACCTGCAGGCGTCGCACGACATCCTCGACGGCGCCGTCGAGACGTCGGTGCCGGAGGCGTTCGACAGCCGCAACGTCGCGATCGCCGACAGCGCCGAGGTCCAGGGGCGCGTCGTCGGCCCCGCGCTCGTCGGCCCCGGCGTGCGGATCGCCGCGGGCGCGCTCGTGAGCGGCCGGACCGTGCTGGGACGCGGCGTCGAGATCGGCGAGGGCGCGCACATCGACGGCGCCGTCGTGCTCGACGGGGCGGTCGTCGGCCCGCACACGACGGTCTCGCACGCGATCCTCGGCCCCGGCGCGCAGCTCGGCGCCCACTGCCGCGTCGACGGCGGCGTCGTGCTCGGCGAGGGCGTCGTGCTCGGCGCCGAGAACCATCTGACCGCTGGTGCCCGCCTGTTCCCCAACGTGTCCCTTCCGGACGGAGCGATCAAGTTTTGA
- a CDS encoding UDP-glucose dehydrogenase family protein, whose protein sequence is MSQNQREPIAVIGTGYVGLVTAAGFAELGNDVWCVDIDADKIARLNRGEVPIYEPGLAESIAANRERLHFSTELAEALEHARLLFVAVGTPPTYSGDADLSAVHAVVDAMPASDRHALVMKSTVPVGTGASIKRSFAARGKDGFRYVSCPEFLKEGSALADFRAPDRVVVGDDGDWAGDAVAELYAPLGAPLVRTDVPSAEMVKLASNAFLATKISFINEIANVCEETGADVTEVARGMGLDDRIGSKFLRPGIGYGGSCFPKDVSALKLLAGNSGYHFQLLNAVIEVNELQKRRVIRKLQKHLGTLVGKRIALLGLAFKANTDDMREASSLVLAARLQGEGASVSAYDPIAEQEARKLMPGVDFADSALGALDGADAAVLVTEWPEFAELDWNAAGARMAGKLVIDGRNHLDPATLGAAGIAYEGVGRGS, encoded by the coding sequence ATGAGCCAGAACCAGCGCGAACCAATCGCCGTGATCGGCACCGGGTACGTCGGCCTCGTGACGGCCGCCGGCTTCGCTGAGCTCGGCAACGACGTCTGGTGCGTCGACATCGACGCCGACAAGATCGCCCGCCTCAATCGCGGCGAGGTCCCGATCTACGAGCCGGGACTCGCCGAGTCGATCGCGGCCAACCGCGAGCGGCTGCACTTCTCGACCGAGCTGGCAGAGGCGCTGGAGCACGCGCGCCTGCTGTTCGTCGCGGTCGGCACGCCGCCGACGTACTCCGGCGACGCCGATCTCTCCGCCGTCCACGCCGTCGTTGACGCGATGCCCGCCTCCGACCGCCACGCGCTCGTGATGAAGTCGACCGTCCCCGTCGGCACCGGCGCGTCGATCAAGCGCTCGTTCGCCGCGCGCGGCAAGGACGGCTTCCGCTACGTCTCCTGCCCCGAGTTCCTCAAGGAGGGCTCGGCGCTCGCCGACTTCCGTGCGCCGGACCGCGTCGTCGTCGGCGACGACGGCGACTGGGCCGGCGACGCCGTCGCCGAGCTGTACGCGCCGCTCGGCGCGCCGCTCGTGCGCACCGACGTCCCCAGCGCGGAGATGGTCAAGCTCGCCTCCAACGCGTTCCTCGCGACGAAGATCTCCTTCATCAACGAGATCGCCAACGTCTGCGAGGAGACCGGCGCCGACGTCACCGAGGTCGCGCGCGGGATGGGCCTCGACGACCGCATCGGCTCGAAGTTCCTGCGCCCGGGGATCGGCTACGGCGGCTCCTGCTTCCCGAAGGACGTCAGCGCGCTGAAGCTGCTGGCCGGCAACTCCGGCTACCACTTCCAGCTCCTCAACGCCGTGATCGAGGTCAACGAGCTGCAGAAGCGGCGCGTGATCAGAAAGCTCCAGAAGCACCTCGGCACGCTCGTCGGCAAGCGGATCGCACTGCTCGGGCTCGCGTTCAAGGCGAACACCGACGACATGCGCGAGGCGTCGTCGCTCGTGCTCGCCGCCCGCCTGCAGGGCGAAGGCGCGAGCGTCAGCGCGTACGACCCGATCGCCGAGCAGGAGGCGCGCAAGCTGATGCCCGGCGTCGACTTCGCCGACTCCGCGCTGGGCGCGCTCGACGGCGCCGACGCCGCCGTGCTCGTGACCGAGTGGCCGGAGTTCGCCGAGCTGGACTGGAACGCGGCCGGCGCACGGATGGCGGGCAAGCTCGTGATCGACGGGCGCAACCACCTCGACCCAGCGACCCTCGGCGCCGCCGGCATCGCCTACGAGGGCGTCGGGCGCGGCTCCTGA
- the ahcY gene encoding adenosylhomocysteinase produces the protein MTATTTTQDFKVADLSLAAFGRKEIDLAEHEMPGLMSIRKEFADAQPLKGARIMGSLHMTIQTAVLIETLTALGAEVRWVSCNIFSTQDHAAAAVAVGPNGTPENPQGVPVFAWKGETLEEYWWCTEQALRWPGEDGPNMILDDGGDATMLVHKGTEYEAAGAVPDPATAESEEFTVFLTLLQRSLGEDPQRWTKIGQGIRGVTEETTTGVHRLYEMTEAGTLLFPAINVNDSVTKSKFDNLYGCRHSLIDGINRATDVMIGGKVAVVCGFGDVGKGCAESLRGQGARVIVTEIDPICALQAAMQGYEVATLADVIGTADIFITTTGNKDIITVADMAKMKHQAIVGNIGHFDNEIDIAGLTKYDGIVRETVKPQVDEWRFPDGHTIIMLSEGRLLNLGNATGHPSFVMSNSFTNQTIAQIELFTKPGEYEKKVYVLPKHLDEKVARLHLDALGVKLTKLSEEQAAYIGVPVDGPYKADHYRY, from the coding sequence ATGACCGCCACAACGACCACGCAGGACTTCAAGGTCGCCGACCTCTCCCTCGCCGCCTTCGGGCGCAAGGAGATCGACCTCGCCGAGCACGAGATGCCGGGCCTGATGTCGATCCGCAAGGAGTTCGCCGACGCGCAGCCGCTCAAGGGCGCGCGGATCATGGGCTCGCTCCACATGACGATCCAGACCGCGGTCCTGATCGAGACGCTGACTGCTCTCGGCGCCGAGGTCCGCTGGGTCTCCTGCAACATCTTCTCGACGCAGGACCACGCTGCGGCCGCCGTCGCGGTCGGTCCGAACGGCACGCCCGAGAACCCGCAGGGCGTCCCCGTCTTCGCCTGGAAGGGTGAGACGCTGGAGGAGTACTGGTGGTGCACCGAGCAGGCGCTCCGCTGGCCCGGCGAGGACGGCCCGAACATGATCCTCGACGACGGCGGCGACGCCACGATGCTCGTCCACAAGGGCACCGAGTACGAGGCCGCCGGCGCCGTGCCGGACCCCGCCACGGCGGAGTCGGAGGAGTTCACCGTCTTCCTGACGCTGCTGCAGCGCTCGCTGGGCGAGGACCCGCAGCGCTGGACGAAGATCGGCCAGGGCATCAGAGGCGTCACCGAGGAGACGACGACCGGCGTCCACCGTCTCTACGAGATGACCGAGGCCGGCACGCTGCTGTTCCCGGCGATCAACGTCAACGACTCCGTCACGAAGTCGAAGTTCGACAACCTCTACGGCTGCCGCCACTCGCTGATCGACGGCATCAACCGCGCGACCGACGTGATGATCGGCGGCAAGGTCGCCGTCGTCTGCGGCTTCGGCGACGTCGGCAAGGGCTGCGCCGAGTCGCTGCGCGGCCAGGGCGCGCGCGTCATCGTCACCGAGATCGACCCGATCTGCGCGCTGCAGGCTGCGATGCAGGGCTACGAGGTCGCGACGCTCGCGGACGTGATCGGCACCGCCGACATCTTCATCACGACGACGGGCAACAAGGACATCATCACCGTCGCCGACATGGCGAAGATGAAGCACCAGGCGATCGTCGGCAACATCGGCCACTTCGACAACGAGATCGACATCGCCGGTCTGACGAAGTACGACGGCATCGTGCGCGAGACGGTCAAGCCGCAGGTCGACGAGTGGCGCTTCCCGGACGGCCACACGATCATCATGCTGTCCGAGGGCCGCCTGCTGAACCTCGGCAACGCGACCGGACACCCGTCGTTCGTGATGTCGAACTCGTTCACGAACCAGACGATCGCCCAGATCGAGCTGTTCACGAAGCCGGGCGAGTACGAGAAGAAGGTCTACGTGCTGCCCAAGCACCTCGACGAGAAGGTCGCCCGCCTCCACCTCGACGCGCTCGGCGTCAAGCTGACGAAGCTCAGCGAGGAGCAGGCCGCGTACATCGGCGTGCCGGTCGACGGCCCGTACAAGGCCGACCACTATCGGTACTAG
- a CDS encoding bifunctional phosphoglucose/phosphomannose isomerase, giving the protein MSDLSREAVEAVDTAKQVDDILGLPEHLRDALWRVESAKLEPRDAPGGFIVAGMGGSAVGGALAAAVLGDRASRPIAIARDYGLPAWTTHEATVLCSSYSGNTEETLAAYEAAGVIGAQRIVATTGGKLAAAARADGVPVVPLPGMFQPRVAVGYSLVIALEVAALCGAAESLHSEIDVAAAHTEALATEWAPDGPEDSLPKEIARGLHGTIPQIAGAGLTSPVAYRWKTQFNENAKTPAFAAELPELNHNEIVGWQGAAELGRFSAVFLDDSDLHPRVRQRIELTRGFISPTAASSFRVEGRGETRMERLVSLVLLGDLVSLYAAVLRGIDPTPVEMLDRLKTVLAGG; this is encoded by the coding sequence TTGAGCGATCTCAGCCGCGAGGCCGTCGAGGCGGTCGACACCGCAAAGCAGGTCGACGACATCCTCGGCCTCCCCGAGCACCTGCGCGACGCGCTGTGGCGCGTCGAGTCGGCGAAGCTGGAGCCGCGCGACGCCCCGGGCGGCTTCATCGTCGCGGGCATGGGCGGCTCGGCGGTCGGCGGCGCGCTCGCCGCCGCCGTGCTGGGCGACCGCGCGTCGCGCCCGATCGCGATCGCGCGCGACTACGGCCTGCCGGCATGGACGACGCACGAGGCGACGGTCCTCTGCTCCAGCTACTCGGGCAACACGGAGGAGACGCTGGCGGCGTACGAGGCGGCCGGCGTGATCGGCGCGCAGCGGATCGTCGCGACGACCGGCGGCAAGCTCGCCGCGGCGGCGCGCGCGGACGGCGTCCCGGTCGTCCCGCTGCCGGGGATGTTCCAACCGCGCGTGGCGGTCGGCTACTCGCTCGTGATCGCGCTCGAGGTCGCCGCGTTGTGCGGTGCCGCCGAGTCGCTGCACTCTGAGATCGACGTCGCCGCTGCGCACACCGAGGCGCTCGCGACGGAGTGGGCGCCGGACGGCCCGGAGGACTCGCTGCCGAAGGAGATCGCGCGCGGCCTGCACGGCACGATCCCGCAGATAGCGGGCGCCGGCCTGACCTCGCCGGTCGCGTACCGCTGGAAGACGCAGTTCAACGAGAACGCGAAGACCCCGGCGTTCGCCGCCGAGCTGCCGGAGCTGAACCACAACGAGATCGTCGGCTGGCAGGGCGCGGCCGAGCTCGGCCGCTTCAGCGCCGTCTTCCTCGACGACTCCGACCTGCACCCGCGCGTGCGCCAGCGGATCGAGCTGACACGCGGCTTCATCAGCCCCACGGCGGCCAGCTCGTTCCGTGTCGAGGGACGCGGGGAGACGCGGATGGAGCGGCTCGTCTCGCTCGTGCTGCTGGGCGACCTCGTCTCGCTCTACGCCGCGGTCCTGCGCGGGATCGACCCGACGCCGGTCGAGATGCTGGACCGGCTCAAGACGGTGCTCGCGGGCGGCTGA